The following proteins are co-located in the Lachnospiraceae bacterium genome:
- the cas3 gene encoding CRISPR-associated helicase Cas3': MEYIAHINEKTKEEQSVYEHSINTAHLAEKFSIDSLKELNYAAGLLHDLGKLQMGFQRRIRGEENIRIEHALCGAIEAKQLYQNAPVVSCILQYCIMGHHSGLPDGGAINDTADMPTLAGRLKRKYQEYEVYKAEITPPAIDGRQLASFLIQGCKEDKRMLAEKFAFITRYCFSCLTDADSLDTADFCSDEPHRELVSDFSRCLEKIDAKFNSFRCETPLQRSRSAIQRQVYDKLECESEIFLMNMPTGSGKTLCSMKYALSRALRYGRKRIIYVIPYNSIIDQTAELLEELFGDSAEILRHQSSFSYDEYDAEEDYKRLLKAAEENWNAQIIITTFVQFFESVYANKRGKLRKLHNMANSVIIFDEAHLMPIHFLKPCLQAVAHITSILNSEAIFLTATMPDFKRLLASYGFDLQRVTDLVEDTALFENFKKCSYQDIGSLSEEMLAQKALEDASTLVVVNTKLTARKLYSLCKKSGQRVYHLSTYMSAYDRKRTIQKIKEELSSLQQEYPELEGVPSERKITVISTSLIEAGVDLDFFSVYRELAGLDNVLQAGGRCNREGKLENAKVYVFTLEERADRVLKDERANLLKGLLKEYDDISDAECIREYYNRLFFSSSENTNGPMISDDSTDIWSLKFAAYARKFELIDSDAVSIVVERDDLSKRLVDAIKRQQYVNHRQLQKYTFSINEREFADLKEQGVINSFGSNIWCLMNRDYYEEDTGVQFEARDY, translated from the coding sequence GTGGAATATATTGCGCATATTAATGAGAAGACGAAGGAAGAACAAAGCGTCTATGAACATAGCATCAATACAGCTCATTTAGCAGAAAAATTTTCGATAGATTCTTTGAAGGAGTTAAATTACGCAGCAGGGCTGCTTCACGACCTGGGAAAACTTCAGATGGGCTTTCAGCGGAGAATAAGAGGGGAGGAAAACATTAGGATCGAGCATGCACTATGCGGCGCAATTGAAGCGAAGCAATTATACCAAAATGCGCCGGTGGTTTCATGCATCCTGCAGTACTGTATTATGGGCCATCATAGTGGGCTGCCGGATGGTGGAGCGATCAATGATACAGCGGACATGCCTACTTTAGCGGGACGGCTTAAAAGAAAGTATCAAGAGTATGAAGTGTATAAAGCAGAGATAACCCCGCCGGCCATAGATGGTCGGCAGCTTGCCAGCTTTTTGATACAGGGGTGTAAAGAGGATAAAAGGATGCTGGCAGAGAAGTTTGCTTTTATTACACGGTATTGTTTTTCATGCTTAACGGATGCGGATTCTCTTGATACAGCAGATTTTTGTTCGGATGAGCCACATCGGGAGTTAGTATCCGATTTTTCCCGGTGCCTAGAAAAGATAGACGCAAAATTCAATTCTTTTCGCTGTGAAACGCCTCTGCAGCGCTCTCGATCGGCGATACAAAGACAGGTGTATGATAAGCTGGAGTGTGAATCCGAGATTTTTCTTATGAATATGCCCACTGGCAGCGGCAAGACGCTGTGCAGTATGAAATATGCGCTTAGCAGAGCGCTTCGATATGGCAGGAAGAGAATTATATATGTGATTCCTTATAATAGCATTATTGATCAGACGGCTGAGCTATTGGAAGAGCTGTTTGGCGACTCTGCAGAGATCCTGAGGCATCAATCTTCGTTTTCATATGATGAGTATGATGCGGAGGAGGATTATAAAAGGCTGCTGAAGGCAGCAGAGGAAAACTGGAATGCACAAATTATCATAACAACGTTTGTTCAGTTTTTTGAGTCTGTTTATGCCAATAAGAGGGGGAAGCTGCGCAAGCTTCATAATATGGCGAATAGCGTGATCATCTTTGATGAGGCGCATCTTATGCCGATACATTTTTTAAAGCCCTGCTTACAGGCGGTAGCACATATTACATCTATATTGAATAGTGAGGCGATATTTTTAACGGCTACCATGCCTGACTTCAAAAGGCTTTTAGCCTCCTATGGTTTTGACCTCCAAAGAGTAACGGACTTGGTAGAGGATACAGCGTTATTTGAGAATTTTAAAAAGTGTTCCTATCAAGACATCGGCAGTCTGAGCGAGGAGATGCTGGCACAAAAGGCTTTGGAGGACGCTAGTACATTAGTTGTAGTCAATACGAAACTGACCGCCAGAAAACTATATTCATTATGTAAAAAATCGGGACAAAGGGTATATCATTTGTCCACCTATATGTCGGCATATGACAGAAAGAGAACAATACAAAAAATAAAGGAGGAGCTAAGCAGTTTACAGCAGGAATACCCTGAGCTGGAAGGGGTGCCAAGCGAAAGGAAAATTACCGTGATTTCTACATCGCTGATAGAAGCAGGCGTCGATCTTGACTTTTTTAGTGTCTATAGAGAATTGGCGGGACTGGATAATGTACTGCAGGCAGGAGGGCGATGTAATCGTGAAGGTAAGCTGGAAAATGCGAAGGTGTATGTATTTACGCTCGAAGAAAGGGCTGACAGGGTTTTGAAGGATGAACGGGCCAATTTGCTCAAAGGTCTATTGAAAGAATATGATGACATTTCAGATGCAGAATGCATTCGTGAGTACTATAATAGGCTGTTTTTTTCTAGTTCTGAAAACACCAATGGACCTATGATATCGGATGATAGTACTGATATATGGTCGCTTAAATTTGCAGCATATGCAAGAAAATTTGAACTGATTGACAGTGATGCAGTTTCTATTGTGGTGGAGCGAGATGACCTGAGCAAAAGACTGGTAGATGCGATAAAAAGACAGCAATATGTCAACCATCGGCAGCTTCAAAAATACACGTTTAGCATCAATGAAAGAGAATTTGCAGATTTGAAAGAGCAGGGCGTGATCAACAGCTTTGGCAGTAACATATGGTGTCTTATGAATCGGGATTATTATGAAGAGGATACAGGAGTCCAATTTGAGGCAAGGGATTATTAA
- a CDS encoding electron transfer flavoprotein subunit beta/FixA family protein → MNIIVCIKQVPSSSNVKVDPVTGVLIRDGVESKMNPYDLYALEMALTLKENHGGSVTVVTMGPDAAKAVLMEAIYMGADHGYLISDRRFAGADVLATSYTISSAISALGGYDLILCGKQTTDGDTAQVGAEMAEFLQLPHYANVHRAAYAANGRMVCSCELGATVLEAEIALPCLLCTDGEINTPRLPSYKRKCAAAGHDDLITTLCLNDFTDTDASHYGLTGSPTQVERIFPPEKNTERVFMEGSDASAQLFSLLKTRKFI, encoded by the coding sequence ATGAATATCATTGTTTGCATCAAACAGGTCCCCAGCAGCTCCAATGTCAAGGTAGATCCTGTGACCGGCGTCCTGATCCGCGACGGCGTCGAAAGCAAGATGAATCCCTATGACCTCTATGCGCTGGAAATGGCCCTCACGCTCAAAGAAAATCACGGCGGCAGCGTGACGGTCGTCACCATGGGGCCAGACGCCGCCAAGGCCGTGCTCATGGAGGCCATCTACATGGGCGCCGACCACGGCTATCTCATCAGCGACAGGCGCTTTGCCGGCGCCGACGTGTTAGCCACGTCCTACACGATTTCATCGGCAATTTCCGCCCTCGGCGGCTACGATCTGATTCTCTGCGGCAAGCAGACCACCGACGGCGACACGGCGCAGGTGGGTGCCGAGATGGCGGAGTTTCTGCAGCTACCGCATTATGCCAACGTACACCGGGCCGCCTATGCGGCAAATGGACGCATGGTCTGCTCCTGCGAGCTGGGCGCTACGGTGCTCGAAGCAGAGATCGCCTTGCCCTGTCTGCTCTGCACCGACGGCGAAATCAACACGCCAAGGCTTCCTTCTTACAAGCGCAAATGTGCAGCGGCCGGGCATGACGATCTGATCACCACCCTGTGTCTCAATGACTTTACCGATACCGACGCTTCGCATTACGGTCTGACCGGATCGCCTACGCAGGTGGAGCGGATTTTCCCACCCGAAAAAAATACAGAGCGCGTTTTCATGGAGGGCAGCGATGCCTCTGCACAGCTGTTTTCTCTGCTGAAAACGCGGAAGTTTATATAA